A genomic segment from Denticeps clupeoides unplaced genomic scaffold, fDenClu1.1, whole genome shotgun sequence encodes:
- the LOC114774579 gene encoding cell division cycle-associated protein 4-like has translation MGAGSSGHVTEGPPFRCFGTAPRPALHTTKTNHGFDALRRSAPVCRLEKERVFSDVDKHASPRGGERFQTPAGPGRGRSMLGRGVKRKWAYLEGALGIGGADAEGAAGASYLAYLQQRQLVLSLGLAKLQSGQGCQIRTEPSLRRSVLLANTMRQIQEEMRQEEADLQQALQIARVSNAVQDPDACLRCSQEGELTVSLIPLSFTLPPSSCSSEDTESSESDNSQRYLSDLALDDIFEDIDTSMYDSTDISSIQAAFHSDCNEGLKQLVSYPPTSALQLCSFPDATELDNLIEILVDS, from the exons ATGGGCGCCGGATCCTCGGGTCACGTGACAGAAGGCCCGCCCTTCCGCTGCTTCGGGACCGCCCCTCGCCCCGCCCTCCACACGACCAAAACAAATCACGGCTTTGACGCGCTACGTCGGTCCGCGCCCGTGTGTCGTTTGGAGAAGGAGCGCGTCTTCAGCGACGTCGACAAGCATGCATCTCCGCGGGGAGGGGAGCGCTTTCAAACTCCGGCCGGTCCTGGACGCGGAAG ATCCATGTTGGGTCGCGGAGTGAAGCGAAAGTGGGCGTACCTGGAGGGAGCGCTGGGCATCGGCGGCGCGGACGCTGAAGGTGCCGCGGGCGCGTCATACCTGGCCTACCTGCAGCAGCGGCAACTGGTGCTCAGCCTGGGTCTGGCCAAGCTGCAGAGCGGCCAGGGTTGCCAGATACGGACCGAGCCCAGCCTCCGCCGCTCCGTCCTCCTGGCCAACACAATGAGGCAGATCCAGGAGGAGATGCGGCAGGAAGAGGCCGACCTCCAACAAGCCCTTCAGATCGCCAGAGTGTCAAATGCCGTCCAGGACCCAGACGCCTGTCTCAGGTGTTCACAGGAGGGTGAGCTGACCGTGTCGCTCATCCCCTTGTCCTTCACTTTGCCCCCGTCTTCCTGCTCCTCAGAAGACACAGAGTCCTCAGAGTCTGACAACTCCCAACGGTACCTGTCCGACCTGGCCCTGGATGACATTTTCGAGGACATTGACACGTCGATGTACGACTCCACGGACATCTCATCCATTCAGGCAGCTTTCCACAGTGACTGCAACGAGGGACTGAAGCAGCTGGTGTCCTACCCTCCAACAAGTGCCCTGCAGCTGTGCAGCTTTCCTGATGCCACTGAGCTGGACAACCTCATAGAGATTCTGGTGGACTCCTGA